A region from the Sorex araneus isolate mSorAra2 chromosome 6, mSorAra2.pri, whole genome shotgun sequence genome encodes:
- the XRCC6 gene encoding X-ray repair cross-complementing protein 6, producing the protein MSGWESYYKNEGEEEEEEQEENQELGGEYKYSGRDSLIFLVDASRAMFDSQGEDGLTPFDMSIQCIQSVYTNKIISSDRDLLAVVFYGTEKEKNSVDFKHIYVLQELDSPGAKRVLELDQFKGPQGKEHFQKLLGHGAEYSLSEVLWVCANLFSSVQVKMSHKRIMLFTNEDDPHRSDSAKASRARTKAGDLRDTGIFLDLMHLKKDGGFDISLFYRDIISIAEDEDLGVHFEESSKLEDLLRKVRAKETRKRVLCRLKFKLNKDLEFTVGVYNMVQKAYKPAPVKLYRETNELVKTKTRTFNVNTGSLLLPSDTKRSQVYGNRQIVFEKEETEALRRFDEPGLVLIGFKPSVMLKKHQYLRPSLFLYPEEHLVNGSSTLFHALLTKCLEKDVVALCRYTPRQNIPPYFVALMPQEEELDDQKVQITPPGFHLIFLPYADDKRKVPFTGKVSATPEQVDKMKAIVQKLRFKYRSDSFENPVLQQHFRNLEALALDLMEPEQAEDLTLPKVEAMDKRLGSLVDEFKELVYPPGYSPEGKVPKRKQDEDGPGSKRPKVELSDEALKAHVSAGTLGKLTVPLLKEACRVYQLKAGTKKQELLDALTKHFQA; encoded by the exons ATGTCAGGGTGGGAGTCTTATTACAAAAATGAGGgcgaagaagaggaagaggagcaagAGGAGAACCAGGAGCTTGGTG GTGAATATAAATATTCGGGAAGGGATAGTTTGATTTTTCTTGTTGATGCTTCGAGGGCCATGTTTGACTCTCAGGGTGAAGATGGATTGACTCCTTTTGATATGAGTATCCAG TGCATCCAGAGCGTGTACACCAATAAGATCATCAGCAGTGACCGGGATCTCCTGGCGGTGGTGTTCTATGgcacagagaaggagaaaaattCTGTGGATTTCAAACATATTTATGTTTTACAAGAGTTGGACAGTCCAG GTGCTAAGCGAGTGCTGGAGCTGGACCAGTTCAAGGGGCCACAGGGGAAAGAACACTTCCAGAAGCTGCTTGGCCACGGGGCCGAGTACTCCCTAAGCGAGGTGCTGTGGGTCTGCGCCAACCTCTTCAGCAGCGTTCAGGTCAAGATGAGCCACAAGCGGATCATGCTGTTCACCAATGAGGATGATCCCCACCGCAGCGACAGCGCTAAAGCCAGCCGGGCCAGGACTAAGGCCGGGGACCTCCGGGACACCG GAATCTTCCTTGACCTGATGCATCTGAAGAAAGACGGAGGCTTTGACATATCCTTGTTCTACAGAGATATCATCAGCATCGCGGAGGATGAGGACCTCGGTGTGCACTTTGAGGAATCCAGCAAGCTCGAAGACCTGCTGAGGAAGGTTCGAGCCAAAGAGACCCGAAAGCGTGTGCTCTGCAG GTTGAAGTTTAAACTCAACAAAGATCTAGAGTTCACAGTTGGTGTTTATAATATGGTCCAGAAGGCTTACAAGCCAGCTCCTGTCAAGCTCTACCGAGAAACAAATGAGCTCGTGAAAACCAAAACACGGACATTTAATGTGAACACGGGCAGTTTGCTTCTGCCTAGTGATACCAAGCGCTCTCAG GTCTATGGGAACCGGCAGATTGTTTTCGAGAAGGAGGAGACAGAAGCACTGAGGCGCTTTGATGAACCGGGCTTGGTTCTCATCGGCTTCAAGCCCTCGGTCATGCTGAAGAAGCACCAGTACCTGAGGCCCTCCCTGTTCCTGTACCCCGAGGAGCACCTGGTCAACG GAAGCTCCACCTTGTTCCACGCGCTGCTCACCAAGTGTCTGGAGAAGGACGTGGTGGCCCTGTGCAGGTACACGCCCCGCCAGAACATTCCTCCTTATTTTGTGGCCTTGATGCCCCAGGAAGAGGAACTGGATGACCAGAAAGTTCAGATAACGCCTCCAG GCTTCCACCTCATCTTCCTGCCCTACGCTGATGACAAACGGAAGGTGCCCTTCACCGGCAAAGTCTCAGCGACCCCAGAGCAAGTGGACAAGATGAAGGCGATTGTCCAGAAGCTCCGCTTCAAATACCG AAGTGACAGCTTCGAGAATCCTGTGCTGCAGCAGCACTTCCGGAACCTGGAGGCCCTGGCGCTGGACCTGATGGAGCCTGAGCAGGCGGAGGACCTGACTC TGCCCAAGGTGGAAGCGATGGATAAAAGACTGGGCTCCCTGGTGGATGAATTTAAGGAACTTGTCTACCCGCCAGGCTACAGTCCCGAGGGAAAGGTTCCCAAGCGAAAGCAAG ATGAGGACGGCCCCGGAAGCAAAAGGCCCAAGGTGGAGCTGTCTGACGAGGCGCTGAAGGCCCACGTGAGCGCGGGCACGCTGGGCAAGCTCACCGTGCCCTTGCTGAAGGAGGCCTGCAGGGTGTATCAGCTCAAGGCGGGCACGAAGAAGCAGGAGCTGCTGGACGCGCTCACCAAGCACTTTCAGGCCTGA
- the SNU13 gene encoding NHP2-like protein 1, with protein MADADVNPKAYPLADAHLTKKLLDLVQQSCNYKQLRKGANEATKTLNRGISEFIVMAADAEPLEIILHLPLLCEDKNVPYVFVRSKQALGRACGVSRPVIACSVTIKEGSQLKQQIQSIQQSIERLLV; from the exons ATG GCTGACGCTGACGTGAACCCGAAAGCTTACCCCCTCGCAGATGCCCACCTCACTAAGAAACTTTTGGATCTTGTTCAGCAGTCATGTAACTACAAGCAGCTACGGAAAGGAGCCAATGAGG CCACCAAAACGCTCAACAGAGGCATCTCAGAGTTCATCGTGATGGCTGCAGACGCCGAGCCCCTGGAGATCATCCTGCACCTCCCGCTGCTGTGTGAAGACAAGAACGTGCCCTACGTGTTTGTGCGCTCCAAGCAGGCGCTGGGTAGGGCCTGCGGGGTGTCCCGGCCCGTCATCGCCTGCTCCGTCACCATCAAAGAGGGCTCCCAGCTGAAGCAGCAGATCCAGTCCATCCAGCAGTCCATCGAGCGGCTCCTGGTCTAG